CCCGGTGGCACCATGGGTTCTGTGGAGTCGTCCGACGCTGTCACCGCCGTCACCGCCGTCACCCCGGCCCCGCCGCCCGGTCCGGGGCCGGAGGACGCCGCCCGCGGCGCGTCCGGGCTGTCCGGGGGTCCCTACGAGCTGGCCGAGGCCCTCGTGCTCGCGGCGGGACTCGTCCCGCCCGGCCGGGCCGTCAGCTACGGGGCCCTGGCCGGGCTCCTCGGGGCCGGCGGTCCCCGCCAGGCCGGCCGCGCGATGTCCCGGTGCCCGGACGGCACGCCCTGGTGGCGGGTCGTGCGCGCTGACGGGACGCTGCCGGCGTCGTTGTCCGCGCGGGCCGCGCCGCACTACCGCGACGAGGGCACCCCCCTGCGGGGCCACGGCGCGGCGCCCGACGGCGGCGCCCCGGTGCGCGTGGACCTCGCCGCCGCCCGGTGGGAGCCCGACGCCGGCGCCCGGGCCGCGCTCGCGGGCCTGCGGGCCGCACTGGGGCGGCCGCCGGGCTCGGCCGGCTAACCCGTCCGGCCCGGCTGGTTGAATGAGACCATGCCTTCCCACGCGCCCACCGCCCCCGCGCAGGCCCCCGCCCCGACCGCGGCCCCCGGCCCGCGGCTCACCGCGCCGGCGACGGTCCGGGCGGAGGCGTTCGTGCCGGACGCGGACCAGCAGCGGGTCCTGGACCTCGCCCCCGGCCACGGTCCGGTGCTCGTCCTGGGCGGGCCCGGGACCGGCCGCAGCGCGGTGGCCGTCGAGTACGCCGCCCGGCGGATCGAGCACGGGCTGGACCCGGCCCGGCTGCTCGTGCTCGCCCCCACGCGCCAGGCCGCGGCCCGGCTCCGGGACGCCCTGTCCGTCCGCCTGGACCGCGCGGGCCGGGGCACCCGCGCGGCCACCCCCGTGCGCACCTGGGCCGCCTACGCCTTCGACCTGGTCCGTCGGGCCCGCGTGGGCGGGTACCTGCCGACCGTGCAGCGCACGCCGCGGCTGCTCTCGGGCGCGGAGCAGGACACGGTCATCGCCGAGCTGCTGGAGTCCTACGCCGCGGGGGAGCGGCCGGGCCCGGACTGGCCCCGGGACCTCTCCGAGGCGGTCGCCACGCGCGGCTTCCGCAAGGAGGTGCGCGAGCTGATCGACCGCACGAGCGAGTACGGCGTGGAGCCCGGACGTCTCGAGGAGCTGGGCGAGGAGCACCTCCGGCCCGAGTGGACCGCCGCCGCCGTGCTGCTCCAGGACTACCGCGACCGGCTGGACCTGGGCATGGCCGAGGCCTTCGACCCCGCCGGGCTCATCACCACGGCGTGCCGCCTGCTGGAGGAGAACGAGGACCTGCTGGCCGCCGAGCGCGCCGCACTGCCCGTCCTGGTCGTGGACGACCTGCAGGAGGCCACCCCGGCCGTGCACCGCCTCGTGCGGCTGCTGGGCCGCGGCCAGGACGTCGTCGCCACGGCCAGCCCGGACACGGTGGTCCAGGGCTTCCGCGGGGCCCGGCCGGACCTGGTGGGGGACTACCCGGAGTGCCTCGTGGCGCCCGTCCCGCCCGCAGCGCGCGGGGACCGGCCCGCGGCGG
This genomic window from Citricoccus sp. SGAir0253 contains:
- a CDS encoding MGMT family protein, producing the protein MESSDAVTAVTAVTPAPPPGPGPEDAARGASGLSGGPYELAEALVLAAGLVPPGRAVSYGALAGLLGAGGPRQAGRAMSRCPDGTPWWRVVRADGTLPASLSARAAPHYRDEGTPLRGHGAAPDGGAPVRVDLAAARWEPDAGARAALAGLRAALGRPPGSAG